TACACGAGACAGTGTTAAGACCCAGCATGCCAAGGCAAGAACCAAGGATGCTGGGTGTGAGCAGGACCCACTGCCTTGGCCATCAATTTTCAACTGGTTGCTGCTCACAACCGCTCTCCTCCCTAAGGCCCCAAAAAGGATGAGAGAAAGCAGCCTTCTCTGCAGGAGCGCTCTGGTGCTGGGGAAGGACGAGCTAGATACTCCAATCTTACTTGCAAGACTGAGCAATTAATCCCTAAATAAACccttaaacaaacaaatgcagGAAGCAGGAACGCATATAAAAGTTTATGGAGTGCTAGGGAaacccagctgcaggcaggatggTTTCGGTGAGCGTGTGCAAAAGGCCTGTCATTCGGCACGGTGCAAATGCACTATCTGGCATGATGGAAATCATCACTCCTCCAGCAGTCTGTGGGTGCTGGATCCTCCCCTCCTGCCGCCAGTGCTCGGGCCAGGGAGTCAGGGCATCCTGCTGTAAATCAGCTACAGAGGAGTCAGAGCCATACTGACCTACGTTGGGTTATGCATCCTGGGGAGCACATGtatgagagattttttttccccttttccattcTCCAAAAGGAACAAATCAAGCCCATGAATACAGTCTGCATCTGGATCCCACACTGGTTTGAAGATTTGGCAGGCTGGCAAGGTTTAACCTCAAGAGCTGGCTCTGACAGTCTGCTGGCGCAGTCGGATACACTGCCTGTTCAGAATATTTCATCCCTGACAGCAGCACTTCCCTGCAAAAACCGAGACGTAGGACTTGGAGTGtatgaatcctttttttttttttaatttgcagaactGATCAGAAGTTGCTATTtgaattgtgtgtgtgtgtggttttgtgggagtggggttttgggggtttgggtttgttttgggtttgcttggggtttttttaaatgcttctagTGACCTCTAGGTGCGTGAGCTCAAGGATAGAAAGGTAAACCTGAGTGCTGCATGTGAACATGCAGGAAAATTTCTTGCTTCTCttgacttgggatttttttttttattttttgttttccttggtaTAAAAGACATGTGTAAAATCCTTCCCCAAATACATGCCCCAGGAAGCACTAACTCCTCACCATTTAACATCAAACAGGTTGTCTTGTGGTGAAAACTCCCAGCTTTTGCAACTTTCCAGCCAGATGAACGGTAAAAAGGCTGAAGACTCTGCGCCCGTGCTGAGCTGTGTGCTGGGCTCTGATGCAGTGACCCATGAGCTGGATTAAACAGGCTGGCTGCACAAGCTGGACAAACATGTCCTGCAAGCTCAGGGGGCATTAGCTCAGCTGCAGCACTACATGGCACAATGTTGGCTTGTGTACGGACAGCTTGGGCATCCGTACCAGGTGTACCTTCTATTTCACAGCCATTCGTTACAGGCAATGCTCAGAAACAGTGGGAGGAAGAAAGATGTAGCGGGGGAAATAGAAGAGGGAGGGGGTTTGTTCATTGGCTAAATAGAGCTTTGAAGAGACAACTTGGGATCAGATAAGGAATCGGATGCATTGAGCACTGGCGGGGGGAAGAATGGGAGCAAGATTTGGCAAAGGGCAGCCTGAGGTATGACCCCCATGGCACCAGGCACATCAGGCCCATGTCTTGTCTGCAAAGAGGTATGAACCCAGCACAAAGTTTCAAACAGTTTTGGGGGTAGAACAGAATAGACACAGTCAGTATCTGTGAGGATCAGAAGTGTTTCttatcttttcaaaataaacattcttATGCATTTGACTTTTTCCCCCACTTACAAAGCACGCTGGATATTTGGTGAAGGATGGAGCAAGATCTTTCACCGGTCCTTTGTGTGCAAAGCAACTAGCAGCAAGAATTCCTGGCTGAGGGTGTCCTAACACACTGTTAGTAAAAAAATTGAATGAATATGGGTCAGAGTGAGTGCCAACATCTCAGGTAACTCACCTGAGAGCCAGCAGGCCTTCAGACCCGAGGCAGGGTATGTACAGGGGGGATTGGTGGCAAAGTGtgcatttcttctcctttgcagTTGGACAGGTGACCTCTGCACTTGCACATCCCACGTGTTCCTACTGACCTGCTTGGTAGAGGTTTGGTTTGAAGAAAGGACAGAGTTCTTGCAGCATGTCTCTAGAAGGTGCATCATCCATTTAATCCCTCTTGAACAAAACAACAAGTCTCCTAGTAGTGGTTGTAGAATGCGGGAACTGAGTGCAAATCTTCATCTTAAAGCTTTTAGGTTAAGCCTTGACTTTTTCAGCCCCCAAGCTATTATGGATGTTACTGTTTCCTTTacaaattttgtttatttttttgttgagtAATGCAAGTTTCAGTGGTTCCAGGGTgcctcctctgccttttccatgACAACCTCAAAGGAGGGTGAAgaggaatgagagggaaaaggaatAGGAAGGGATGCCCCAAACTCAAACTAAATATTTATGGAATGGGTGAGTGTGTGCATTGGGGagggttatatatatatatcttgaaATAACAAGGATATGCTAACATGTATGTTGTCTAACTCTGGCTGTGACATGCAGCGCTTGAGCCTTTGGGACAGATGAGGTCTCCCATCCTGTGCAGTGATTTGGTATTACCCTCCCTCAAGATACTGTGATGTTTGGGTCTGTTTCTGTTTTATCTGCTCCCAGCATGTCATTTCATTGAGCTatttcagcttgctttccctTCCAGTGTTTGCCCCAAGCACAGGCACTGTGCGTGCTTGCAGCCTGACAGTCCTGACCACTGACTGCTTTGTCATTGTGTCCATGAAGCAGTAAATCAGGTGCACTGTGATAAATAGAAATGCTGCTTGGGATTCCCCTTCTTTAAATAACCCAGTGTCCTTTTGCACAGAAATGCCAAGAACTGGACTCTTAATATGAGGCAGATAAAGCCAAAAGCTGCCAaggtctcctctccctgccttgaGAAGTAGTGCTCTCCTCCAGGGGATGGATATGAGTTTGCTGATGAGCTTTTCTAGCACTCTCTGCAGCTCTTTCTGGATCAAAGACACAGCTGGGCAGAAAGGTGAGTTTGTTCTCCACAGCCTGCTTAGCCCTTGGTTCCTCTGAAAATGCTGGTAAAAGGCTATTTTCCCTGTTGCATCATTCTTCTGGGTCACCTTGCTGTAAGCAGAGCTGGTTATAGAGCCTGTGGTGCCTGTTGCATCTGGTGTGCTATACAgtcccagggcaggggcaggcactGGGGTTCCCCCAAGCCACCAAGGTTGGATACCCCTCACTGCAAGGCTGCGCCAGTGTTCAAAGAATGGGATGAGCTTGGGTCCAGCCCCGGGTGGTGATggacagccagccagcagcacctgGCTGGGGCAAAGGGGCATGTCACTAGCAGGGAATTCTGTGGTTGCTTTCCATCTGGCACATGCAGCTTTGCCTGGTGAGCACAGCACACATGTCCCCAGTAGatgggctgctgctgcagaggagatCACACTCAGGGTATCAGGGCAAAACATTTAAGGCTTACGGATACTTACTTTGCCCCAGTACTCATCCTTCAGGAGCTCCCTTGGAGCTTCTTCCagggggaggaggctggggcCAGACGGACCGTGTGACGCAAGGAAGAAGCAGATGTAAAAACTCAGTTTTGCGTGAATGGGAAGTCAGTGTGAGCACGCAGCCTTGCCGATCTGCTCGCTTTCATTGTGTGCTACCCCAGTGCAGCCTCAGAGCCGAGCCTGCTCTCTGCCACGTGGATTTGTCCTGCTGCCCTCCTCGGTTTGAGCAGTGTGCATGTCTTTGCAAGGACTCGGGCAGTGACTTTCCCATCCTACTAAATGGGAGAAAGGATCAGCCCCCTTACACAGGCAATGCTGGTGTGAATGCTGTGATGTTCCTCTGCTTTCTGTCTCTGCGTGTCCACATTACAGTCAGCTCTGCCAGAACTAACAGCCTATTCTGCTCTCCAATGTTAGCAAGTGCTGGGACTCCATAGAGTGCATGGGAATCCCCCTGCCCTCAGAGATGCCTGAATCCTTGCATGGAGGCTCACATGTGTTGCATGTACACCTTGGGGGCAGAAGAGGCTTGCGTGTGGGTGTATCATCCTGGTTCAAGAGCTGCAGTAGAAAACTGCAGAGATATTTGTGtgaatttcctctttctttcttgcctttttttttttttttggatgtctTGTTCTTCTCCCCTGATTTACTGCGTGTGCTCACGTGGCTTTGGAAAGTTGGAAAGGGGAGTTCTcaaactgttttccttccaaaaggaaaagaagctggCAGGCGTCCATATTTCAGTCCTTGAGTTATGTAGGTTAAAGTCTCCCAGTGGGAAAATGGAAGATATGAGAGATCAGATTGCCAGTGATGATACTCgctaaaaggaaaacagaaaaaaggagcACGTAATTCTAGAGCTACATCCAGACGAATGAGAGGTTTGAGAGGTATGTTTTCTATCTGCTGTTAGAACATAATTTCCATTGATTTGATTCAATTTGTGATAAAATGCCTCATTGTGTCTTAAGTAATAGTGTAAGTAATAGGAATGACTAGTTTAGAAGCAGATTCTAAGCCACCAGTTGTTCATGTGCGGGGGGGGAGTGTGTTTGTTAATGAAACCTTGTTGTCAGTAATGTAGCTAAAATTAATTATGGTGTGGTCCCTCTGTTAGGAGTGTGAGATACATAATGCTTTGTGACTAGTTTTGAGATTTCATCTTCTGTAGGTTGAAGTGAGGGGTTCAGGACATGATTATTAAGGGCGAAATGGGGCTGCAGACCCTCTCCTGAATCTTTGTCATCctcaaacaaaaagctttcctCTGGTTTAAGACATATTTGCTTATAGAACGTGGGCTTGTGATCCAGTATTTGGAAATTTAAATACCGGCACTCTGCAGAAATGTGCATTAATATTCTCCAATTGAATTTTCATTGTTGAgacaatataattaaaataaaattttttgtcAGTATGTTTGAAGTAGCATATTGCATATTTTGCATTGAGCAGATGATAAGCTACAGTACACTAAACtgttaatacagaaaaatacatttgaaatgacTAGTTGCCTTCTGTTAAATGAGAGATCATTGCCCAACTCCATTGTCTTGTCTTGGTCaaaatttctgttgtttttagGGCCCCTTGAGAATTCTTAAATGCCTGACTGGTTCCAGAAGGacttaattaaaaaggaattgtCTCTTTCTatcatgtaaaataaaatatttgggtATGATATCTTCTTTATTGACTATAAAGTCTTAAAGTTTGAAAAATGCCCTGCTTAGAGTGCAGACACAAGCTGTTGAACTGGAACAAAGACAGACCTGTCAATTAACTTTCTGATTTTAGGTGTTTTGTAGCTACATTTTCCCCTACGGAAACTCAGTCCTGATCTTTCTAAATGAATGTCAAATACTACAGTTAAATCCAATGCCTGCAAGGGCTGAGTACTTGGCTGTCTATTGCTTGTATCtacattgaaaatatttcttttactcttctgattgaAAGTCGTTGTGAGGGCAGGAGATGCAGATTTGTTTTGAGAAGGACTCTGACAGTAAATGGTATTTTGTAAAGACCTTTCAGTGTCTTTGTTTCCAGCCctgtgaattttaaaaacatcaaagcTTGCTTTCCTAATAGCCTTGTTTAAAAGGCTGCTTTCATGCCTGTGAAGTCCCAGGAGACCCTCAGGTGTGAAGTACCTGATCCCCACTGGCGAGTGCTGCCTTTCTACATTATTTTAACTGTGCAGAGGGCTGGACATAGTATGAGAAAGCTGAGAAAAGGATCATGAGGAGCTTCGATGATGTCTTTTGTCACAAAAGTTCCCGAAGTATCTCCAGCTCCTTAGTCAATAATTTTTCTGCTCTACTGGCCACAGAAAGCACCATATGTAATCACAGATAAAACCCAGCTGCTCGCTTCTCTGCCAGGctaattaaaaaatgctgtgaagCCCTTTTTAAAAAGGGTTAGTTGTGTCCTGTcagtgggatggaggaaaggAGTCCAGCAGGGTTGCCTGGTATTTCAGCACTCAGCTTACTGACATAAGTtgaaatggtttttattttattgtgactGTGTGATTCCAGAGCTAAGACGGCTGCAGAGTGCATGTCTAACACACGGTTTCTGATCTGCAGGTGAGCAATGTGATAGAAAAGTGCTGCTAGCACATGAATTTCCTGCAGAACCTCCCTTTTTACTGGCACCAACATGCAGAGCAACTACTCCCTGGTCGTCACCACCAGAGAAACTCTCCAAGTCCTCCATACGTCACTGACGAACTCATCGGCTGCATCGCGCtcgccccctccctgcccacttATCTCTTCAGATTATCAGTTTTCACTAATTCCAGCACTCTTCTCTGTGGTTTTTGTTCTGGGGCTGATTGGCAACAGCGTGGTGGTTGTGGTGCTTTGTCGTCACAGTGGGCCCAAAATAGTTGCTAATATCTACATTTTCAACCTGGCCATGGCAGATTTGCTGTGCCTCGCCACGCTTCCCTTCTGGGCTACCTACTACGCGCAGGGGTACAACTGGCTCTTTGGGTCTCTCATGTGCAAAATCTCCAGTTCCGTCCTGTGCTTGAACATGTTTGCAAGTATATTTTTCATTACGTGCATGAGTGTGGACCGATACCACGCTATTGTCCATCCTATTCGCTCTCAAAGAAGAACTCCAGAACAAGCTTATTTTATAGCACTGGTTGTGTGGGGCCTTGCCTGTTCATCTTCCCTCCCAACGTTTTACTTCCGTGACACTCAATACATTGAAAGCTTGGGGGTCAATGCTTGCATTATGGCCTTTCCTCATGAGAATTATGCGAAATGGTCTGTGGCAACAGCCTTCCTGAAAAATGCACTTGGTTTCTTCATCCCCTTGACAGTGATCACCACGTGCTACATCTGGATCAGAATGCACTTGCTCAAAGCACAGGAGTTTGGGAAAACCAAGCAGAAGAGGGACAAAGTCCTAAAGCTGGTGGCTGCTGTTGTTGTGGCCTTCTTAATTTCCTGGCTTCCATTccacattttaacatttttggaTGCTTTGGCTCATATGAACATCATTAACAACTGTGACGTGACAGGGATCATCGACACAGCACTGCCATTCGGCATCTGCATGGCATTTGCCAACAGCTGCATCAACCCTTTGCTGTACTGCTTTATTGGGAACCAGTTCCAGGAGAAGCTCCATCGCTTGTTTAAGCGACAAGTTTATCAGTTCAACAGCCATCAAGAAAGCTCTTCTTTGAGGAAAGGGAGCTACTTCAGAGATGCTGAGACCCCcgtgggcagggaaggggggccCGAGTCCTTGCTGTAGGCACTAGGGCATGATGTGGGGCCATGTCAGTGCAGCTGGCTGTCCCTGCAGTGGTGACACTCCTCTCTCCTGTTCCCTTTGTTTTGTGCCCATTCATTCACCAGCTGTTTGAAGGAGAATCTGGTTTTCTCATACAtggggatttatttttccttcctttctgcaatGAGCACTCAAGTTTTACATAGAGAGAAGATTCGGGCAAATAAATATATTGATGGCATTTTAAATATCAGCTTCTGTGTGGCTGAGATCAGGCAAGTGTTTAGTGTAACACAAAAAGCCAAAATATACCAAAGGACCATTGCAAGATAGCTACAATTGCTTAGGTGCTGAGTATTATTCCCTAAGCTGATTTTCTAAAAGAGATTCTCACTAAAGAGTGTGTAAATAAAGCAGTGCAGATACTTCTGTACCTatctgtaagaaaatattttgaccttgatttttatagatatatatatattattttttaaaaatgtatggcTAGAGATGTCACATGTAAAATGCATCAAATATACCTCCTGCCTGCTTAGGCCTGGGATCCTCAGAACAGGTGGAGACATAGTTCTGCAaactgctggaggcaggagagtaGCCTTGCAGGAAAGTACAAccacatgcatgtttttatacCTTTCCCATAGCAGGTAACAGGTTCGCAGGCCAGATGGtcctttgctttgtttcagtgTGGTCACTTTTGACAGTAATGCCCCAGGAACATGCTATGTCCCACTGCTGCTTGGGCATGCTGAGTCCCACGAACTGTCCAGCAGCCTTCAGGGAAAGGATTTGTTGATTGTCTAgagtttttgcattttaaatgtcaaTTGCTACTGGAATTTTGAGGTACTGTGTACAGAAAGCCTAAGTGACTCTGTGTTAACACCCAGAAGCAAAACCATAGTGTGACTCACCCACATCTCAGTATGGGATTTTActaatttgtaaataaaagaaagaggggggaaaaaaaaccctatttggCAAATACTGATTCTATTTTGAGGTCACTCCTTTTGATGattatttgaaattttcttttgctggagAGATACTGGTCCTTGTGGATCCTTCCAAAAGGATCATGTTTGATAGGGTTAGTCTAAAAGGGATCTGTTTGCACCCTGCTCGATTGCCAGCAGGTTGTCCCCAGGCTGGGTGACCCAGGGTGACCGAAAGATCATTAGCAGTTTTGGGTCAGAAATTATACCTGCAGGTTGGGTAACCAGGAGTCTGGCCTCCCTGGAAGTCCCAACACTGGCTGGTGCCTGGAGGCTGTGGGAACCCAGTGCAGGAGCTGTCCTTCACTGTTAGGGTGGGGTAAGTTTCTTCACTGGTGCCCATGAAAATGGGATTATGCAAGGAATCTGCCAGTCTCAGAGTGATGCAAGATGAAAAGTTTGTGCAGAACTTGGCAAAATGGCAGCTTGACCACAAATAACCccttctccctgtccctgtctggtGTTCTGTAGTGGGGTACATAGCTGGAGAGATGCTTGTCCCAGAAAGTGGAAGAGCTGCTAATGCTTCTCCCCTGGAATGTTTTTGTTGAAAATGTTCCGAGGAGCTAATAGTGTCTGGGGCGTCGGATATTTCTGGAAGGACAAACTGTTAATTGCTTAGCAATGAGCACAACAGCGCAGTCATGCTACAGCAAAACAAATCATCATACTACGAAAATTACCAGGTGTTCAAAGTGGCAGGCTCAGAGGAGTAATAAGAGGTTGTGGAGGCTTTTTACCTTTGCTGCAATACGGGTCAGTAATAAACACAATTGTGCCATTAATTGGCATCTTTGTAGTCTCAAAACAAAAGCTAAACTATGCCATCTGACCCCAGATGTGTGTACCTGTGTTTAAGCTGTACCCATCCTGAGCATAAATACAGACTGCATGTTTTCTACACATCAGTTTGGTCCTGCTcaaaaagaacagtttttaaCAAGTATCATGCCTTCTGCCTGGTGTGCAGCCCTGTGCAGATAGGGAAATACTACAGGAATCTGAAATCCAACTCCAGTTGCATTTACACCTGTGAGAGGCTAGAGAAAATGAGGACAAAGCTTTCCCGAGCAGAGGGCAGTGATGGAGTATCTCccactgctgcagctggagggcagGGATTAATGACtgcttgctggggctggggcagctgcacTCAGTGGTACTCTCCtagaaacaaggaaacaaaaaaagagtattaaatGGGAGGCAAAACTGAGAGGGGAGGAAAATTCCctctttcaaaatgcagtttcaaaAGAAGTCTACCCTGAAGGTCATATTCTGCAAGAGTGACAAACCAAGTGACCCCATGAGCTTGGCAGTGTGACATTTCTGTTTGCCAGATCTGCCTTGTACCTCTAATAGGTCATGAATTTAAGTAGTGTGGTTAAACAAACATCCAAAAAACTCTGTCTGGAGGGGAACCTGAGATGGAAGTGGGGGAGGTGCTGTATCAagggttttgctttatttttagagaaaattgAATAATGTTGAGCTCTTTGAATTTCTTCCATCATGCCCAAGTTTATAATGGGACTTTTCAgggatttttaacagaaaatgtgggtttttttcacagtttcagtgtgatgtgtttattttttcaggattttctgCAAAAGAATGTGGACAAAAATTTAAGCAgatatttttccttgcaaatttagaagctatttttttcctttcaagagaACATTTTGCCgatattttcaaattattctaaTAGTTGTGCGGTGCTACAGCCTCTTTCCGTCAGACCCCAATTCCCCCTCCCACCCTGATCCTTTGCAAGCCCTGTGTTCCCTTAGGTGCTCCTAGAAAACAGCAGACAGCCTGTCCAAGGCAGGAGCCCTGCAGCCCTTTGGCAGAGTGCCCAAGCCCGGGAGCCCCGCTCAGGCCAGCCTTGCCATCCCAAAGTCCCCTGCGCCTGCCCTGAGATTGTGCCCTTGAGTGATTCACGCAATTTCGGCAGGGACATTGGGAGTGTGTGCAGTTGCTCAGCGTCTTGCTCACTCTGCAAGTATGGCGAGATGAATTTATGAGCAACAGCTGGTTTTTGGCTGGGGCTGCACCCGCTCTGCCCTGCCCATGGTGCAGTCAATGTCAGTGGAGAGGAAAGCCCGCTGTGGAAGGGGTGCGTTGTGATCTACCAGACAGAAATGCTGATGGGTTTGGAGTCAAAGCTGAGAGTAGTAAAGGGTTTCTTTGGAGAGGGGAATGTCCTGGAGCACTTCTGGGTCTGTCAGTGGGTCTTTCCCCAAAGAGGAATGGAAGGGATGGTTTCCTACAAGGGTCGGTTGGTCTCTGACATATTTGCACACCAAATCCTGTTTGTGGCTTCCTTTTCTAGCTGTAGTTGAGTACTCTCAGCTTAAATGAACTGCAGAAAGAGTCTCAGTCCAAACTGAGCATCCTGTCTGTGTCCCTGAGCTGACTTGACTATGCAACTTCAATATATGAAGCAGAGAAAGTCACCAGCATTTATTAGCAGGAGCTAGTGCTGAGTGGTGAGCTAAATGCTTTGTTTATGTAAGATATACAATAAGAAATGTTTGGTACAGCATGTTCTCCCTGAGAAGTCAACATAGCCTGAGCCTGGGCTGGCACCCACTCAGCACAATTGTCCCATTCCTCAGGCCAGATTTTGGGCAGGAATATCATCTTGCCACCCTGCAGCCGACTGCCACAACTTGGCTGCCCTTCACAACGCATCTCCTTGTCCTGGCTGAAGGGCGAGGAGGTGCCATGGAGCAAGTGAACTGCTCATGTTTCCCCatgaaaatgaagacttttggATACTGTATTTGAATGGTCCTGGCAGGAATGCAGGAAACCTGAAGCGTGGGGATTGAGGTGGTCTGGCAGCCTTTACTCCATGCTGGCAGACTTGTTTCTCCTCTCAAATCTCCTTGCCTTAGAGGAAAATGACTGATGTTGGGGGCTGCTCCATCCAGCAAGGTCCTGGGATGTGCCTTCCTCACGTCTGCCTGCTGTGGGATCCAGCTGGGTTCAACAGAGGGGCCTGTTGCTCTGGCTCAtgggctctgctgggaagggTTTGTGAGTCTCCTATGGCTTCATCTTAACAGATACCTGTCTACAGAAGGAGTCCAGGGCTACTGGCTTCAACATCACATATCATCTGGTCTGGGTACAGTGGTCAGCTGATCGCCTTGCTGTTTGGCAGAGCATCCAGTGAGGTACCTGGCTGAGAGCCAATGCTCCCCCCTGTTTGCTAGGTTTCATTAGAatcaaaagagcaaagaaaaaaaaaaaacaacaaacccccagAGTAAAAATTGAGATTTGTTTATGGAAAACAGCAGGGTGTGTGTTTAAAGGGAAGTAATGCCTAACCCTGTGGGAtacccagctgccagcagcaagccTGCCTGCATTCACTTCACCTAATGAGGTGTTTGCAGACCTTCTCCCACACCGGCATTTCCACATCTGTAATCACCACTTTGCAGTATTGCGGTGCCCTCAGCTTCCCCACCACTGGGAAGTAGGGCTGTAGTGTGCTGGGCCCGTGTTTCAATGGGGGCACGCGTACTGCCATGGACAGTAAGGATGGGAACAAGGGGGGCTAACACTGCTTCTGCACGGGAAGCCCAGAGGCCTCCCAACAGCACTCCTGTCCTTGATAACCCATAAGATGTCCacccgtccatccatccatccatccatgcctgcctccctccccccctccctccctctctgttcCCAAGCTGTAATTCTGTGCGCTTCAAATGTCAGCCCTTACATCTCTCAAAGACCATAGATGGTGTTGTAACTCCTTCAGTTTCCAAAACCAGctttttcagctttgctgtttGTCTGCCACTGGGAGTGATGTGGGGCAAGAAGCCAGCAGGCAATTGCACAGGCCTGGCTAAAAAGTTTCTAGACCTTGGGCTTGGAGTGGAGAGCCTGGGACAGGGAGGGAGCGAGCCAGCCTTTCTCATTGCCTCTTTCAAATGTTTACTTTTCGCTTCCTCTTCAGCTGAGACAGAATCTGAATTTGACACTATAAGCTCTGGATAGAACTGTTAATCCCCAAAACATTTCACAGGGACAAAGCAGAGTAATATGGAAGTGGATGAGGGTCATGACATTAATTTCCCTGCCGTGAGATACATCTGAACTTACCCCTTCTCCCCTGCTGACAACCAGTAGCTCTTCAGTTTAAGCAAACATAAGTTTGTGAAGCTCCACTCCATGCCTGTAAGAAAGACAAGCAGTTATGGGAAGCCAGGTTCCAGTGTGAGTGTTGGCTTTAAGAACTGTAAATTTagatattttgttgtttttacagcAAATAAGAAAATCAACAATACCCAACCCAATGAACTGCAGCAGTGCAAATGTGACATATCCAACACAGCTGCCAAGTCAACATGACAGCTAAAATGAAACAGAGGATGAGGCTGTCTCTAGAAATCTGACTCACCTTGTAACAAATGTAAGAAGCCTTTCTAGCAGCAAGGAAAATGATATAATCATTAAATGCATTTAGACAGAGATTTATTGGGTATATAATATACAGTTACTGTTGAATGATGTGTGGGAGAGCTTGCAGAGACTTAATGCAATGAAATGGGAGGATGTCACATTCACATAATATATCTATAAGGAAGCGGAAGCAGCATATTATTGTTGCTGTTTAAACTTTGGATTAACAGTGTCTTCTGCATTCCCTAGGGATGCCTCTGAGGTTGTGGTCTGAAGCTATCTGCCCACACATAATGCAGTTCATTCGTCGTGGAGGAAGTACATGCATGTAAAGGTGTTTGCTGTGCTGGAAGCATGGGGCTGAACTCTGAAATAACTTGCCTGTGCCCTAAACTTGCCC
This region of Harpia harpyja isolate bHarHar1 chromosome 18, bHarHar1 primary haplotype, whole genome shotgun sequence genomic DNA includes:
- the AGTR2 gene encoding type-2 angiotensin II receptor, whose translation is MQSNYSLVVTTRETLQVLHTSLTNSSAASRSPPPCPLISSDYQFSLIPALFSVVFVLGLIGNSVVVVVLCRHSGPKIVANIYIFNLAMADLLCLATLPFWATYYAQGYNWLFGSLMCKISSSVLCLNMFASIFFITCMSVDRYHAIVHPIRSQRRTPEQAYFIALVVWGLACSSSLPTFYFRDTQYIESLGVNACIMAFPHENYAKWSVATAFLKNALGFFIPLTVITTCYIWIRMHLLKAQEFGKTKQKRDKVLKLVAAVVVAFLISWLPFHILTFLDALAHMNIINNCDVTGIIDTALPFGICMAFANSCINPLLYCFIGNQFQEKLHRLFKRQVYQFNSHQESSSLRKGSYFRDAETPVGREGGPESLL